tcctgagcaacatacgccggatccgtcccttcctcaccgactactcaactcagctgctcgtccagtccctggtcctatcccacctggactactgcaactccctcctggccggcctgcctgcatctactacccgccactccagctcatccagaactctgcggctcgtctggtgtctctctgccccgattcgcacacgctactccactgctccgctccctccactggctcccgatagcggcacgcattcagttcaagactttgaccctgacctaccgctgtcttgaccacactgcaccaagctaccttcagaccctcgtctctccatacatcccctccagaccactgcgctcctccagtgccagaagactaactctgcctcctctccactctccctcctccagagccgctccttctcatccctgaaccctaagtggtggaacgacctgcccaccgaagtcaaaacagcagagcccttgacctcattccggcgcttactcaagacgcatctcttccgacagcacttgtaatattagtcctctatccctgctagatagcacttcagcttattacgctcctcgcgttcttgattgttctcctccttgctccctttcccgtagccctcgtctgtaaccctacatcttgacagcacttagctttcaccgtccaggatgtaggaagtctcttactgtacttgtgtaaattgtaaattggaatttgtaaaatgtattttgaattgaagTTTaagccaaattgaatttgtaatgattgattgccttgtacttctgtatttttgcactttgtttgcacttatgttgtgtcgccctggataagggcatctgccaagaaataaaaaaataaaaataaataacaataaataaataaataaataaataaataaataaaaataataataataataatacatgggtATATTTGCTAATTCTAACATTTTATAAATAGGGGAGGCCGAGGCTGGTTGTCACACTTTTAAATTATCTTATATTTCTCTGGCCTCGAACATCATATGATGTTATTTTCAATTCCACttgaaagaataaaatattgtGTATAAATGGACATTGTTTAGAACATTGTTTAGATCTTCACTCTTCACTTcaacattattttataaatgtttaaataaactgGGTGTGAGGCGCAGCTACACCTAGCAGACACTGAGCATAAGGCAGGTTGTTGCCACAGCTAACTGGAAGGTAAGTTTCTATACTTCTTTTGGAGAAATACCAAAATAAAGATCAGACACCTTAGATATGTATTCCACCAGCTGCCTCTCCTTCTCAAAAGGAAAGATCTGTCTTTTCTTAATGTATCCAAATGATGCTGTTCTTCTCTTTATGTCCTCTACACTGATCTTTTTGCAATATCGACATGTGACAACCAGCCCCAAATTTCATGTGACAACTTGCCTCAATCAGACTGTTATGCTAACTTCATGCTGACTACCTGACATGATGTAGCACAGCCTTCCAGACAAAGAATCAAAACATAACTGAGTCCTTCCTTTATTCCAGTTCTATTTTTTGAAAACCCCAAtgtcacagagttttattactAACGTAGTGGGACACCTTTCCTTTCTTGGTGGTAAAACATGAAAGTTGTGCTCACCTCAATGTTTTGTGACTTTCAGTTGTAATAACACAGTCATTGACCTCAGATGAAGGAGACACACTTTTTGATGTTACATTTTTGTGTCAGAGCCCTCCCTCTAGACTGGTAGATCAACTTAACCATATGACAGCCAGCTCTGTTCTCCCGGTTATTGTTTGTAACCGTTGATGTAGGTGGGTGCTGGCACACCTGTGCTGAAGATAAAGCCAACACATGCTGTTTCCTGTCTGGTTTGCACTAAAGGAAAATGGCTACTGAGTGAGAATACTACAGAGACATACTGAGAGGATATTTGGGTTGGTGAGTTGGGACACGGCTTGATCGGCAATCGCTGTGTGTCTTATTCTTGTGTTTGGTCATCCTCCCACCTCAGACTTTCTTCTGTGTTTTATGTTGGTGTGTTTTATTGCTGTGCATCACACGTGCACTGCTcacttttaatttactttagcTCCGCAGTGTTTAAAAATAGGATTGCGTACCCCTGCCTAGTATTTTAAATGACCTTCGTTGTCCAAATTGTCTGTCTGGTTTTATTCTATTACTGTTCAGAGTATCTGAAAATTGAGTATCTGCAGTAATTGTGCCTTAGGCTTTTCAGTGacatgtatctatttattgatttacttaCTGAGATCTGTGTACAAGATTATCAATTTATATTGCTGTTTTGGCTTCAAACCTAGTCATGTTCCCTTATAAGattatagatgtgtgtgtatttataaatatgttgtTTATTCACATTATTTAATATTCATTCTATGATACTGAATTATTTGTGGCTCTCTGGTATTACCCTGTTATTTCAGACTCTTGAATCAGTAAATCTGTTTTGCTAATGTAAAGTATTGGATCTTTTAGGACACTGTAAGGACAATATATTAATGgtgtgtgtataataaataagttatttgCCATAATTGTTGGCTTGTTGTCCTGCATACAACCCTGCAGTCACTCTTGTCTCACCCAGTTTGAGATCTAGGAGGTCATGAGAGGTCACTCACCTTTTTTAAGGTGGCATGGTCATTTGCATATTCTaaattatttgaatatataaaCAGTAGCATGCTTCACTACACTTACAACTTCTGCTTATAAAACGTTcttagtttaaaatgaaatttaCTCTGATTCGTTGTCTGGCTGATAGAGGGGTGTGGACTGGCGTCCTATCATTTGCATGTATCTATGCTTGCCGGGATCGGTTTTgacgatggatggatggatggatgtatgtaacaaaacttaaaaacagATGGAATTATGAATCCTTGATTCATGCTGGGACACAGACAGGTTCATATTCAACAGCTTGTCCTGCTGGGTCTTTTAATAATAAACCTAATACACATTTAAGGAAAAGCCCTGCCTCACATTAGTTGCAAATTCAGTTATATTTTACCTGTGACTGTGACAAATAAATGAGAATCCACAAAAACTATTAGTTTACCCACACAGACTTAAACCTATTTCATAGTACTATATTCAATACAGTCGTTTTAGGATTGCATAGGATTATTGTATAATGAACCCTTGTATAAatcccctcttcctctcccactAGCCATCTTTCTCTCTCAATTACCTGTGACTCCACCACCCTCTATCCTCCTCCTTCACCACGACAAACTTAGATCTGCCTCGATCCCAATCTTTCATATTCGATATATATCTTTCCTTGCATGTGTCTGCCATTTCATTCTGATCAGTGGTTACAGGACCCATTTTCTCCGGACTGTATGACTAAACAATAATATTCAAAGTAATAATAGTCTTCTCAGCAGGTGTCTCAGCATGAGGATCTGCTGGATTATTCTGGCTGTGACTGTCACTGCAGGTAGGTGATCAGGATTCTTGGTTTATTTCATTTCCATTAATAAGCACATGACCAGTggtgctgctgtgtctcagtctgtctctgcactgtgtctctctgtctcctcaGATCCTGTCACAGTGTCAGTGAGAGTCGGGGACTCTGTCACTCTGCCCTGTGATGGATCAGCCTGCAGAGGGACTCCTGTAGAGCAGCTCTACATTAAGTGGCAGACAGTGGATCAGGATGTCTATGTGTTCAGGAGAGGCACAGTCCACCCCGGCCCTGGGTTTGAGAACAGAGCTGAGGTTCCCCTGGAGAGTATCAGACAGGGGGACTTCTCTCTGACCCTCCAGCACACACTGCTCTCTGATGGAGAGATATACGAGTGTTTCTGTGAGGGACAGAGAAAACAGGATGCTTTTCTCGGAGATGTCAGTCTCACCATCACAGGTAAGAATCTGAATGTCTTGATTCCCATGTCCTCCCATCcccaccccaacacacacaaacacctggTTTCTTATGTACAACATGTTCTCTCCACAGGCCGTGAGGAGAGCAGCTCTGTCTCCTATGGGCAGCCCCTGAGCCTCCGTCTGTACAGCAGGGCAGCTGTGACAGTGCGGTTTAACCCTGCGGGCGCTGGAGCCTCTCTCccagtgtgtgctgtagagggcggcaccgtgacccctgaccctgcCTATGTGCCTCGAGTCTCAGGGCAGGAGCAGGAGGTCACACTGTCTGCACTGACCTTCACTGACCAGGGCTCCTACACAGTGCTGGACTCCAAGAGCAGACAGACCATCAGCACTGTGGCCGTCACTGTGACAGGTAGGACAGGGGCCGGGCTCTACTGGAGATCAGGGCTGAGATGAGAGACAGGACTCGGGCTGATGTTCTCCTGTTTCATCCTCTCAGCTCACAGAGACGCCCTCACCCTGCCGTCTGGAGCCTCGCTGTCTCTCCCGCTCTACTCTCCTGGGCTGGTGGAGGTGCTGTTCGCTGCTGCAGGAGAGGGagcctgtgtgtcagtgtgctctGTGGAGAGggacacagtgttcagtcccgGCCCCGGGTACGAGCAGAGAGTGTCCGTGCAGAGCGGCTCTCTGACCCTGCGATCACTCACAGCAGCTGACCAGGGAAACTACACAGTGAGGGACTCCAGCACCGACCACACCGTCAGCaccgtctctgtgtctgtcactgCAGAGGGTGCGTGTCCCTATAATAACACTGTTATACACTGTATAGGGTGTGTCTCAGCTCTGGTGCTTGGGGCACACTGAcctgattttatttaattaaacttaaTTGAACTCACAAtaatcaataacaataacattagAAGTTAGATATAAAATGATAAGGCACTTGTATTCAATAACATTTTGTAAGATTAACTAATTAAGAAGTCATATTATGCAAAATATGAAATGAAGTATCTGAATACTAGAGCCAGCAAGTCCTTGGGGCTTGGGTTCATTAATGTACCTGTTCAATGGTACCCACAGTACAAAGCAACGTACACTTTTATAGGGCTACACTATATCATGGCAAATGTTCTTTATTAAAGCAATGTATTCGTGTAATTGGGTCATTTGAGAGCTTAGGTGGAACAAACAGCAGACAGTGAGCCCCAGACCTGGTCTGAGAATAACTGCACTGTGTGACCAAACAACACTGGGACTGGAGTCCAGACTGAGGGCCCTGACATCAGTGCAGAAATGTGCTGAATGGACCTCTGTGCTGCTGTCCCACTGAGAGACCTCTACTGCAATACTCAGTGACCAAAGTCATTTTACTGCTTTGTTGTTTCTCTTCTAGAATCGGTGTTCCCGGTTGGCCTGGTCACAGGGATCTTAGTGCTGATCTCAGTGCTGGGACTCGCTCTGCTCTGCTGGTACAGATGGTGTCGCAATAAAGAGCGTGTGAGGATCACCGAGCCCCAGGTGCCCAGTGTGCAGCTCACAACCCAGGACTGCAGCTCAGAGCAGGAGGGCCCAGAGATCTCCACCCTGATGAGGAACAGACACACCCCGGCCAAAGCCAATGGGAACGGGAGTGTGATGAATCAGgtggtaaattcagtccttTAGAAACTATTGGAGCAATTATCTCAAAATCTATGGCCTCCTGAGGGAAGAATTCCCTTCTCtgacttgcttaattgattaaacgctcccatgtgttcccagtatttagaaaCTGGTGATTTAGGGTGATCCACAAGATtaagtggattggggctctccaggactagGGTTGGACACCCCTGGTGtagattgtgtttgtgtgtgtattttttcctgtttctagAGGTCTTATCAGATTGGAAGAGTAATAATGTTCttgtattttgcaagatcaatgtGGCACCTATGGTTATATTTGGATATATTATAACATATAACATAACCAGTTTCTCCAGGGCTGAGATGCTGGTGGCATCAGCTCCTGAGACCCACTGCAAGACTGTGGGCATGTAAATATGTTCACTTTGTCacagttgtgtttttaattattgtttggtATTGAACCTGATTttcctaaccctgttatacagtgagggaaaaaagtatttgatcccctgctgattttgtacgtttgcccactgacaaagaaatgatcagtctataattttaatggtaggtgtgtttttacagtgaaagacagaataacaacaaaaaaatccagaaaaacgcatttcaaaaaagttataaattgatttgcatgttaatgagtgaaataagtatttcaccccttcgacttagtacttggtggcaaaacccttgttggcaatcacagaggtcagatggccaccaggtttgcacacatctcaggagggattttgtcccactcctctttgcagatc
This Amia ocellicauda isolate fAmiCal2 chromosome 15, fAmiCal2.hap1, whole genome shotgun sequence DNA region includes the following protein-coding sequences:
- the LOC136711083 gene encoding uncharacterized protein LOC136711083 — translated: MRICWIILAVTVTADPVTVSVRVGDSVTLPCDGSACRGTPVEQLYIKWQTVDQDVYVFRRGTVHPGPGFENRAEVPLESIRQGDFSLTLQHTLLSDGEIYECFCEGQRKQDAFLGDVSLTITGREESSSVSYGQPLSLRLYSRAAVTVRFNPAGAGASLPVCAVEGGTVTPDPAYVPRVSGQEQEVTLSALTFTDQGSYTVLDSKSRQTISTVAVTVTAHRDALTLPSGASLSLPLYSPGLVEVLFAAAGEGACVSVCSVERDTVFSPGPGYEQRVSVQSGSLTLRSLTAADQGNYTVRDSSTDHTVSTVSVSVTAEESVFPVGLVTGILVLISVLGLALLCWYRWCRNKERVRITEPQVPSVQLTTQDCSSEQEGPEISTLMRNRHTPAKANGNGSVMNQVVNSVL